The Streptomyces sp. NBC_00299 DNA segment GGTGCGCACCGTTCCCGTTTCCCCCGCACTGACACCCCGAAGTGCTCCCGCCGCACCCGCACGACGGGCGGACACCGGCCGTCGGCTCATTCACGCTGAAGCTGGCCGACGCGGGAGGTGCTGCCGCTGCAACCCCGTAGCTCCCACTAGAGACTTCCTGGCTGCCTGCAGCATGCGAGGCTGGCGCGCGGTGGCTTCCCTCGTTCTGTTCTGAGGCGCTCGCTTCCACGAGTAGGGCATCGTTGGTGTCGCCAGCCTCTGCTGCGGGTGGAGTGGGTTCCGGCTGCTGCGGCTCTTCTTGGGCGGGCGGGGACGGAGCTTCCAGCGCCGCCTCTGTCGTCCTGCCTGCCTCGGGAGCTCCCTCGTTCGGAGCGAAGTGCGCGGCATTCGTGTCCATGGTGGTGGGCCTCTCGTCCGATGCAGAGTGGGGTATGGGGAGCGACGGGCGCTCGCCGGCGGCGTTGACGCCGACTCCGGAAGTGACGGCGTCATGCCGCCGTGTCAAGAAGGCTGTCGGCCGGGTCTGGGACTCAGCGGCCAGAGCCTGATCGTTTGTGGGCGTGCTCGGTCGCGTGATCATTTGGTGGGCGCGCGCGACGTCGAGTTGGCCAGCCAAGTGTCTGCGGCACTCGTAGTCGTCAGGAGAGGAGCAGGGGGGGTCGCTAGCGGTCCGGAGGATGGCTCTGCCGGCCGCGAGTGGGTCGGCCTTGTCTCCGTGCCGGAGCTGCTCTGCCATCAGCAGTGCGGCCACCCCGGAGACCACAGGAGTGGCGAAGCTGCTGCCGGTCAGGGCCATCAGCCCCCCGCCGGGCGCAGCGCCCTCGATAGCCTGTCCGGGTGCAAGTACCCCGTTCTCGCGGTAGGCGATGCCCCAGTTGTTGGCCTCCATTGGTGCACCGTTGATGTCTGCAGCGCCGACAGCCAGTACTGACGGCGCCGCGGCGGGGGCTTGCAGGCAGTCACACCCGTCGTTGCCGACCGCCGCGACGACGAGCACCCCGCGGTCCTCACACATCCGCAGCGCTCGGTCCAGCATGCTCTCGGCTTGGCCGTCTGCCGAGCGCTCTCCCCCGCTGATATTGATGACATGGGCCCCTTCGTCCATGGCCCGCTCTACAGCGCGCGCCAGATCGAGCTGGGGCACACGCCCCTCCCGTCCGTCCTGGAAGATGGGGAGGATGAGCCCGCGGCATCGGGGCGCGAGGCCGACGGCACTGCTTTCCAGCTGTCCGAAGAGAAGGCTCGCCACGTGGGTGCCGTGCAATGACATCGCCCCTCGTCCCGCGGGGTCCCGGACCAGTGTGTCGATCCGCTTGACGTCGGCGCCCTCGAAGCAGGGGTGGGTCAGGTCCACAGGGCCGTCGAGTACGGCGATACACACGTCGGGATCGCCGAGCATCTCCCCCGGCGCGGGGAGGTCACGAAGGATGGACCGGACTTTCATATACGCCGCCCTCTCCTTGTGGGTGAGCCAACGAGCCGTCGGTCAGAGCTTTCACCGGGCCCGTTATGACAGCGTTCTCAGCTTCGTCGGGGATGCGTTGCGGGAGTGTCCTTTCGATCTGTTTGGGCTGGTCAAGATGCTCATCGACCCCACCAAATTCCGTGACCGCACAGGCGCGCCGGGCGGATGTGTGATGGTGCCCGATCCGACCGCCGACGTCCGCTGCTGGGCGAACTGGGCTAGGACTACCGGCCACCCTTTGGAGGGGTGGGAAGCTTTGCAGCCCGACAAGCAGCCGGCCCGCCGAGCGCAGCACAGACGCACGACGGCGCAACTACGCGGCAGGCCGCAGGCCCCGCCCGTTCGACTGAGGCCCTACATGGGCATCAAGTCACGCACCAGGCGGGCCATCTGAGGTGATGGCGAAACGTTCAGCTCTCGCTGCAGGAAGGACTGGTAGTCCAGGTATCGCTTGATCGCACTGGCGATGTTGCCTTCTGCTATGTGCACCTCTATGACTATGCGGTGCGCAGTCTCCCGAATGGGATCGACTGCGATAGCTGCCAGCGCTGCTTGGAGAGCGGGTAGGTACTGGCCTGCGGCTTGGAACTGCTGAGCCAAGCCCTCAAGTGCGTAAACCCTCGTCTGGTTCCAGCGCTCTCGCTCCAGGTCCAGCCAGTTGTCCGTCCAGCCCGGCAACAATTCCCGACTCAAATCCCCCACGAGCTCCTCCCAGCCATGGGACATCTGGCCGGATCCGGCGATGATCTGGCGGGCGGCCCCCGAAACCGCGTGTAGATCCACCTTGACGGCTGGCGACAGCATGAGACGCTGGCCCACACTGTCGATCACCGTGACAGATCCCACCCGGCGGCCGTAGCACAGAGCACATCGCAGGTTCGCCGCAGCCCGGAAGGTCGTGCAATCGGGCCACAACTGCTCGGCGGCGGAAGACCGGTGCACATCGTCGTTCTGCAGCGCGAGAAATGCCAGCAGCCGCTGCGCTCCCAACGGGATGCAGATCCTCTTGCTGGCATGGGTGAACTCGAAGGGTCTCAAGATTTCGAGGCGCGCACCATTCCATGACACACACCCCACTTTGCAACCGGCACGTGCCAAGCGCACCTGCTACACACCCCACACGGACTACTAGGAACCCTCTCTGGCCTGCTGCAATGCGCGGGCGATGAGCCAGAAACGCTTGAGAGACATGTGGCTAACGATCACGACAACGACGATGGAACGCTCGTGAGGCAACCTCAAGGCATGTCGCCAGGCCGGGAGTATGTCCGATGCGTCGCTGACGGTCGCTGCCCAGCAATCTCGGATTGTCCTGTGAGCCCCGTCCTCGCTTCTGGCCCCGGCCCTGCTGCCTGCAACCCAGTTGGAACGGAGACGAGCATGGCTCTCGTGCCTCGGAACATCTCCCAAGCGGAGGCCCGCGAGGTCATCGACGCGTTCGTTGCCGAACGGCTGATCAAACTGGAGTCGCCCTCCTCCACCACAGGACGCATCAATCTCGATGGGTGGAATCCCGTCACGCTGGAGAATGAGCCCGGAAATGTCGCAGGAGTCATCGTGCGGTACTGGCCCACCGGCAAGAAGGGAACGGAGAGCCAAATCAGTACCGGATCGGCTCCGGACCGGCTTGACCCACGCAACGCCATGGCGTTCGTACTCATGTGCCAGATGCTGAACACTGCCTGGGGGGTTACAGAGTTGTACCACGCAGGCATCAGCGGGGACCGTCCTGGAGGCCGAAATGACTGCCACGGGCAAGGCCGTGCCGTCGACTTCGTAGGGGCTCGGGGAAATCTGTTCGGAGCCGATGTGTACTTCACCGTCTTCGATGACTGGGGCAGGATCCACGTGCCAGGGCTCACCACCGCCGGCGGCGACTGGCCCGCCGGGACCGGCGGGAACACCAGCTACCGGCTCCTTGCTGACGGGGCCCCCGACACAGCTGCCTGGCAGTTCTTCCTCGAGCTCTATCACTTCGCGGCGACGAACTACCAGGACCGCACGGACGGCCTGGAGGACGCCAGCGATCCCACCGACATAGGCAAGAAGAGCAGATTCATCATGCATCCCGACCATCCCAAGTCGGCTCCCGGAACCCTGCATGGCCGGGAAGCCCACAAAGGTCATATCCACATGCAGATCGGCCGCACCGGTAGCGCATAGGCCCAGGGCTCAGCGTCAGATGCTCCCGCTGAGGTTCCGTGGACAGCTGCAAAGTGTTGCGATGAGACGTGACGCGCAGACGGTCACCTCAGTGCCGGCTGCATTGCGATGCTGGACCACATTGCCGGCGAGCGCACGCGCTCGGACGAAGCGCGACAGGCGTTTTGGGACGCTGCTCGTCGCGCGCTTGACAGCGCGCTCTCACGCCTGGCCGGGGCCGGGCGCGACAGAAGACTGCTTCAGCAACCTGATGAATCGGGATTGCCCGGGCCAGGTTCTGACTGCCAGGCGAACTGGCTACCGCAGGCGGGGCCCGTGCCCGCTCGTGTGTGTGAGAGAGCGCATCTGGACATGTGCTCCCTTCACCTGAGGGTCAGAGGCGCTGTCGTGCGGCTGGACCGTGTCCGTCGCGAGCCCCGCACCCAGAACCAGCTCGCCGCCCGGCTTTTGTCGGGACTCAGATTCGTTCCGCGCGGGTCGGCGTGCCAGAGGACCTCTGGTTCTGCCTGAGCGCTGCCTAAAGCTCGGCCGCCGGGCCCATCAATCGAGCCGTCTCAGCAAGCGGAGAACGGAAATGCTGCCAACGGATCGGTACGGCTCATCTTCGTCAGACCGGGAAACAGGTCCTCCCATGCCGTCCGGCCCGCCGGTACGGCCATCAAGCCGTTCCCGACTGTCTTCTGCGTGCGATGACACGGAGTGAAGCGGGCTCCTTCGCTCCCAGCCACGGGAAACTCAGCAGGCCCGGAGCGTCCCGGGGAAACGGCCCAACCCTCAGCCGCCAGTGGGCGGGTACAGAGCATGGCCGCGTGGGGCGCGCATCACCCGGAGGGTGAGCGCGCCCCATCTGGTCCCCTGGTATTTCTGCTGACATGGGCCTTCTGTCGCGGCTACTTCCCCGGTTGCACACTCCGAACGGCCTGCTCTCCACCACCACAGTCAGCCAGCGGAGACCGCCTGGTTGTCCCTGTGCTCAATGAGCAAGTCCAGCATCTTGTTGAACTCGTCTGGTGGCATCTTGCGGATCAAGAACCAGGCCGCTTCCGTTCCGTCCTGGTACGGGAATCGCTTCGGTTGCTGGTCTCGGGCACTAGCGACTGCCTCGGTTGCAGTGCTCTGTACTGGCACCGAGGGCGTGTCCGCGGCTGTTCCGTTGAAAGTCGGCTCATCGTCCGGCCCGGGCACCTGCGAGCCCGACTGCTCCTGCATCGAACCCGGCCCGCTTACATCGCTACCCCTTTCGTTGCTCATGGCCGGCTCCTCGGAGGGAGCGGCCTTCTCGGATGGTGTCTGAGACCGAGCGGTGGGCTTGTCCGCCTCTTTGCGGGTTCGCTCCGCCTTCAGGTCTTGGAGGGCGGCGTCTTGCTCCGCGTGCGGCTTGTTGCCGACCGCACGTAGCAGGTCGATGGGTTCCTCGCCGATGCGGGCCTGGAGTTCGGGCGTGAGGTTGAGCAGTGCGAGACGCTGAGATACCCAGCCTTGGGAGCGGTGGAGCCTCTTGGCCAAGGCCCTCTGGCTGCCATGGATGGCAAGAAGGCGTTGCAGAGCCCGGGCTTCGTCGAGTTCCTCGAGGTCTTGCCGGTGAATGTTGGCAACCAGGGCCGATTCGAGCAGTTCCTCGGAGGTGGACCCTTGGTCATCACTGACCATGACTTTGACGGCGGTCAGGCCAGCTTCGCGGGCGGCGGCGAGCCTGCTGCTGCCGTCGATGACGACGTGGGTGGTCTCGGGCTCGATGTCGGCTTCGCGATCCGGGTTGGCTTTGACGTACGCGTCGCGGTTCATGACCGTGATGGCCTGCTTCTGGCCGTGGGTTCCCAGGCTGCCCGCGAGATCAGTGAGGTCGCCGAGGCTGGAGCGGGGATTGTCTGGGTTGAGGCTGATGCGGTGGGGTGGCAGTTCGTACGGCGAGGAGACGCCCTCGGTCGGGACGCCTGTGGCGGCGGCCACGGCCTGACGTCGTGCGCTGACAGGTCGCACTCCCCCGCCGAATCGGCCGGCGCCCAGCTGGTCGGCCTTGCTCACAGCACCTCCCTGGCAAGTGCGCGCATGCCGATCGCCTGCTGTGATTTGGGCGCGTACGACAACAGGGGCATCTTCACTCGGACGGCTTCCTTCTGTTCCTTGAGGTCTCCGATGAGTCCGACGACTCTCGGATCCTTTATGTCGACCCACCCCTGGAGGGAGGACGTAGCGATGTAACCGCGGCGGGAGTCGTAGAGGTTGACGACGATGCCGAGGTAGTCGATGTCGACCAGGAGGTCGCCGCGCAGGTCGTCGATCTGTGTGGTGAGAAGTTCGTAGGCGTCTGCGGAGCTGTCTTCGGCCTGGACGACGATCAGGGCGCCGGATTGTCCGGGCTTTTCGCCGTCGCGGCGTCGGCCGTAGTAGACGGCGGCGTCCATGCTGAGGCCGAGGCTGGGCGGGCAGTCGACGATGATTACGTCGTAATCAGCTTCGAGCGGGGCGAGTGCCCGCTCAAGGGCGGCTTCCCGGGCCCGTACCGCGGACAGGCGTACGTCGAGCAGGAAGGCGTCGTTGCAGGCGGGCAGGAGGTGGAGCCGGCCGTCGAAGTTGTCGTCGTCGACGGAGACGATGAGATCACGCAGGTCGCCCTTGGGGTCGCCCGCCATGTGGTTGGTGAGGCTGTCGCCGTTCAACGGCAGGGGTGCGGCGCCGAGCTGGTTGGTGAGGTGGCATTGCGGGTCGAAGTCGACGAGGAGCACTTGCAGGCCGGGGCCGGGCAGGTTCTCGATGTCGAGCGGGTCGGTTTCTCGTTCTTCTTCGTCGTGGGTCTCGCTTGCGCGCAGGGCCTTGGTGAGGGCTTTGGCGACGCGTACGGCGTGCAGGGCGTTGGGGTTTTCGGCGAGTGCTTCGCCGAGTCCGGCGGTGATGGCGGTCTTGCCGACGCCGCCTTTCTGGTTGCAGACGATGAAGCGGCGGGTGATCTCAGGCCGGGCCACGTCGGGGGCGGGGTTGGAGTCGATCCACAGCTGGATGGACTGGGCGAGGCCCTGAATGAGGGAGACCCGTCGGTCAGTGGTGACCTGGCGGAACTCCTCCCACTGGCCGGGCGGTAGGAAGGTGGCGAAGGAGTCGGCGCCGGACGTGTCGACGGTGGCGGCGGTGGCGGCCAGGTTGCACCAGTCTCTGATGCCTTGTTCGACCGCGGCTTGGATCTCGATGCCGTGCTGGGCGGCTCTGACTTTGAGGTTCTGCCGGAGCCAAGCCGGCAGTTTGGAGACGACCTTCTCGCGGTCGCCGGGCGTGGCTGGCGAAGTCATGAGGGACACCATACTAACGTCCTTGATCTTTTGCTGCTTCGACACGTTAGTTTCGGTTGCTTGTTGGTCTGTCAGGCCACCAAGGCCCTGGAAGTGATTACGGCGTAATCACCCGGTGCCGCGCGCCGCTGGTCTCAGGGACGTCTGATGAGGCAGACCCTCACGGGTGGCTGTCGTCAGCAGCAGCCGATCGGGCGCGGCAGGGAGCCAGACTCCGGGCGCCGTCCGGTCAATCAAGTGATTACGCCGTAATCGCTCCGAACATCAGAGCCTGACACACGCGCCAGCAGACCAGGCTCTGCCTCCGGCGGTGATTACGACGTAATCACCGCTGGGACGCTGCACGCATGGGCTGGGGGAGTGCAGCAAGCCGTCAGCGCGAGGCCCCGCGTCGCGCTGTTTCCCTGCAGGAACTCTCAGGAGCGACCCAGCACCCGGGTAAGGCCGGCGACAAGCGTGGTGGCGAGTATCCAACCCAAGGCAACGAGGGCATAGGCGAACCACTGCTGTCCGCTGCCTGACACGAAGGCCCTATCTTGGCCGAAGTCAATGATGGGCAGCAGCAGGTCGAGTGTGTAGACGGTGGGGTTGAAGGCGGGACCGCGGCCCGGTTCGGAGCGCTGTGGCTCATTGAGGCTGAAAACGAGTGTGCCGAGGAGCGTGAGAGCGACGAGCCACCCGCCGGCGAGGGCGGGGCGGTAGCCATAGCCTGCGACAGCGTCTTGCAGCCAGTCCCAGATCTTGGTTGTCCACGGGAGAGTTGAGCGGTGGTGGCGGTGCTTCGCGCGCAGAACCCTGTGGGCTTCACTGTCATGGCCGAGGAGGCGGTAGGCCGCTGCTAGTTGTTCGTAGGGCTGAGGCAGGTACTGATCACCGAGGCTCTCCCTGAGCCAGGCGAGGCGGCTGCGGGTCGAGCGAGGTGGCAGCGGTTCGAGGCGATCGTAGGTGAGTGCGTCCAATTCCAGAAGTGGGCCTCCTTGAGGACGGTCGATCAGATTGCCGATAGCGGCTCCCCGCAACGAGACGGACTCCACGTCCGATCTTGCGGTATCGATGTCCAGGCGTCGCGCGTAGATCCCATCGAGACGGATTGCCGGCTTACCCGAAAGGGCTCCGTGCACAGCGGCTTGGGACAGGACTGCATCACCGTTGATCTGCGCGCCGCTCAGGATGATGCCGTGCGCCACGCGAATGTCAGAGGCCCAGAAGGTGTCGCATGTCAGCAGATGGGCGCCCAGTGCCTCTTCGGTGCCTCCTGAAAGGCCGATCTGGGCCTGGCGCAGGTCAACACCCCCGATCCGGGCACTGGACAGTGAAAGCCACTTGCCAACGGTCAGGCCGAATCGACCGTTGAACCACGTCCCGATCGTGACGACGTTTCCGTTGATCCAACCGCCGACCTTCGCACGATCAAGGTTGAGGTCAATCGTGAAGTCACTTGCCTGGATCCATACGTTGCCCTCAACGACCGCATCCCGCATGTCGAGGACCGGGCACCGCAACGCTTCTGCGCTGAGCTCGGGCAGGTGCGACTTCTGCAGGTAGACGGCGAGCGTCGAGGCGTGCCGGAGGCTGAGGACTTCGGAGAAGGAACAGGCGTCAAAGTCGATCTCGCAGTCGATGATGGCTGATGTGAGGTCGAGTTCACCCGTCACTCGTGCGCCCGTGACACGAAGCGCACGAATCTTCCCGGGACTTGCCGGCGGACCTCCGAGAAGAAGGAGCGCGATCGCGTGGGCTCGGATCTGCCGCTCCGGGCCCCACGCTGCCCCACTCGCGGGATCGTCCTCTGCCGCTACTCCTGTGCGCAGATCCAGCATGCTGCCGTCGCGAAAAGCGGACCACAGACGACGCTCAGAAGCACTCCAGTCTTGCGGCGGTGACATGTCGTCGGGCTCCGGGCGGATGGCCATGCTTCGTTGTACGGGATGCACCGTCGCTTGCACCAGGGTGCCGATCAGGCTCCCTGGTGCACATAGAGGTGGTTACAGTCCGGCAGGCCTCAGTCGAGCTCGCGGCCGAGGGCTGTGCCGGCGAGGTATAGGACGCGATGCACGATGCACCCGTTGGCTGCGCCGAAACCCAGCCGGGCGGGGCCGCTCCGATGGCATCTGTCATCAACTCGGCCGCCGTATCAGGAGCCGGTGTCCAGGCTGCCGAAGCTTGCTCAAGCCAGGGGAGCACTTCGGTCAGCCGGTCAGAGGGGCTCAGTGCCTCAGGCGGCTACCGGCAGCACCGCGAGCTTGAGCACGCCGACAATGGGTTCGAGTGCTGGCATCCCAGCTCCGTGCCACGTCAGCCACAGCATGTCGGAGCCTACTGCGGTGCCCGTAGGTGATTACGGCGTAATCACCGCGCGGACTACCGGCCAGCCATTTCGAGTCGGGCACGCAAGCAGCGCCACACACAGCTCGAGGTGATTGCGGCGTAATCACCTTTGGTTGGCGTTCTCGGTGCCGGCGCCTGGTGACGTTCAACTCCAGGGGCAAGAAGTTCAAGTTGCGCGCCAACTGCAAGACATGGGTTCCGGGCGTCGGAGGGCGTGCTCACGGGATGAACAGCAACCACGACCGACCGGGAGTGCGGGTACTGCGGGAGCACCTCGCAGGCGCGGCGCGGATCGAGGCCTACCCACTCACGTCGAGGACGCCTGCAGGCAGTACGCCGCCGCGGGCTACGACGTCAGTGCACGGCTGCGCCGACACCTGGAGACGTTCGGAGAACTAACTGTCACCTGGCCCTTCCGGGCCGACGAGACCTACCTCGGGGTCGCGGTCGAAGAGGCGCTCGACATCCCTGACAGGAAATGTCCGCATCTACGGCAAGCGCCTGGGCCAGCCCGTCCTCCCACTGGGGATCGCCTTCTCCGCTGATGAGGGCGTCCTCCTGGCGGAGAACGGTGACATCCTCTTCGGCGGTGATGCCGGGATGCAGCAGGTGGCCAACAGATTCGAGACAGCCATCGTGGCTCTTGTCTCGGACGGATGGGACAAGACCTTCCCCTAGCCTCGATCGTTCATGCAGGGGCCGGCAGCGTGCTGACGGGCCCCTGCACTCGGCTCCCACTGCACCGTCGACAGCATGCGATCCCAGCGTGCGTGACGCCTACTGGCCCTTCGCTGCCAAGACCTCAGAGTCGAACCGAGCCTCCAACCGTCCAAAGAGGCACCGCGCCGTGGCCACGCGATACGACGGGCTCGCGGTCCGCTACGAGGCGACCATCCTCGTTGCAGCCATCAACAACTCGGCCGCCGCACTGTAGGCGCCGGTAGCCAGGCTGCGGAAGCTTGCTCAAGCCAGGGGAGCACTTCGGTCATTCGGCCAGCGGCCGCCAGCGCCTCAGGCGCGCAGGAGGCTACCGGCAGCACCGGCAAGCACGAGCACGGGCGACAGGTTCGAGTGAATTATCTGGCATCCCAAGTCAGTGCCACGTCAGCCACAGCATGTCGGACCCTAC contains these protein-coding regions:
- a CDS encoding ParB/RepB/Spo0J family partition protein, whose protein sequence is MSKADQLGAGRFGGGVRPVSARRQAVAAATGVPTEGVSSPYELPPHRISLNPDNPRSSLGDLTDLAGSLGTHGQKQAITVMNRDAYVKANPDREADIEPETTHVVIDGSSRLAAAREAGLTAVKVMVSDDQGSTSEELLESALVANIHRQDLEELDEARALQRLLAIHGSQRALAKRLHRSQGWVSQRLALLNLTPELQARIGEEPIDLLRAVGNKPHAEQDAALQDLKAERTRKEADKPTARSQTPSEKAAPSEEPAMSNERGSDVSGPGSMQEQSGSQVPGPDDEPTFNGTAADTPSVPVQSTATEAVASARDQQPKRFPYQDGTEAAWFLIRKMPPDEFNKMLDLLIEHRDNQAVSAG
- a CDS encoding ParA family protein — protein: MTSPATPGDREKVVSKLPAWLRQNLKVRAAQHGIEIQAAVEQGIRDWCNLAATAATVDTSGADSFATFLPPGQWEEFRQVTTDRRVSLIQGLAQSIQLWIDSNPAPDVARPEITRRFIVCNQKGGVGKTAITAGLGEALAENPNALHAVRVAKALTKALRASETHDEEERETDPLDIENLPGPGLQVLLVDFDPQCHLTNQLGAAPLPLNGDSLTNHMAGDPKGDLRDLIVSVDDDNFDGRLHLLPACNDAFLLDVRLSAVRAREAALERALAPLEADYDVIIVDCPPSLGLSMDAAVYYGRRRDGEKPGQSGALIVVQAEDSSADAYELLTTQIDDLRGDLLVDIDYLGIVVNLYDSRRGYIATSSLQGWVDIKDPRVVGLIGDLKEQKEAVRVKMPLLSYAPKSQQAIGMRALAREVL
- a CDS encoding AfsR/SARP family transcriptional regulator codes for the protein MSWNGARLEILRPFEFTHASKRICIPLGAQRLLAFLALQNDDVHRSSAAEQLWPDCTTFRAAANLRCALCYGRRVGSVTVIDSVGQRLMLSPAVKVDLHAVSGAARQIIAGSGQMSHGWEELVGDLSRELLPGWTDNWLDLERERWNQTRVYALEGLAQQFQAAGQYLPALQAALAAIAVDPIRETAHRIVIEVHIAEGNIASAIKRYLDYQSFLQRELNVSPSPQMARLVRDLMPM
- a CDS encoding S8 family serine peptidase, with the translated sequence MKVRSILRDLPAPGEMLGDPDVCIAVLDGPVDLTHPCFEGADVKRIDTLVRDPAGRGAMSLHGTHVASLLFGQLESSAVGLAPRCRGLILPIFQDGREGRVPQLDLARAVERAMDEGAHVINISGGERSADGQAESMLDRALRMCEDRGVLVVAAVGNDGCDCLQAPAAAPSVLAVGAADINGAPMEANNWGIAYRENGVLAPGQAIEGAAPGGGLMALTGSSFATPVVSGVAALLMAEQLRHGDKADPLAAGRAILRTASDPPCSSPDDYECRRHLAGQLDVARAHQMITRPSTPTNDQALAAESQTRPTAFLTRRHDAVTSGVGVNAAGERPSLPIPHSASDERPTTMDTNAAHFAPNEGAPEAGRTTEAALEAPSPPAQEEPQQPEPTPPAAEAGDTNDALLVEASASEQNEGSHRAPASHAAGSQEVSSGSYGVAAAAPPASASFSVNEPTAGVRPSCGCGGSTSGCQCGGNGNGAHQQVIYAIGTIGYDFGTEARRDSFRQLMPNVVITDPAGGPEKEVQPNIYDPAQMRAYLSKYPTESRHLIWTLKADATNLYALEAEPAVGMDWDRPLITNPKASAAEISEAATETAGNTNKLAEFVEVLSYPPVSPVYRTFRDAIVGQTLGENDPNYVSRVSIPGVLTDRTARTFQGENLPVVEVQSRGLYTWNEAVLVQAVIEAVKQEYKKRKPPVELDEGKIDTLKTTIRALLDMAYWRFRNLGQTSADRAMNAAGTNAFLVGSELKDGLLSAKHVPGKDDNFYALESIKVAKSTFCRPGGSDCQDVYLTFFDPENERRARVTYLLTFDVALPLPIPIGPAHKFIGGM